One segment of Tistrella mobilis DNA contains the following:
- a CDS encoding glycosyl hydrolase family 28-related protein, which yields MALAGTILGTIADLRAFTGAADAASVLGYYAAGDSGGGDFVWNATLNTADNGGTIIKPTASSGAGRWVRLLPQADTVDVRMFGAKGDGVTDDHAAITAAIAVLPTGGTLIFPNGTYAISSTVVVDAAGTARHSLNFKGIGNDLTQPLIACDTASTTLFDVSIPRTSWQGLRFQGDGATYGVGATTTAISFASAGQKDVDALITGCGFGYHAICIRSAGTNIQIWENTFSNSIVGIDVMPPTGSSNPDECRGNRIERNRFHSLGGNSTDTSVADSVCVRIDTPDAYANTISANYADDSKAFFKGQIDRSSLDDNRYLRAWGRFADITYSGSGWSISNNMIDGQNTIAAAPSTAVQSEGILTTKGVSAGRICGNTIHVVRRNGIQCLGSFNLVSGNVIFRANAASTYDGSIYDGLRVAGIANTVTGNSVHNGGLAGSTGNVGIEIDSDAAQTVMGVNQVSGYVTPVADGDATTRGFAISFTNGARRMIWDTAIPTTGTWRQGDVVWNIAPTTGAAAGWTCTASGSPGSWTTIATL from the coding sequence ATGGCTCTTGCAGGAACCATCCTCGGCACCATCGCCGATCTGCGCGCGTTCACCGGCGCCGCAGATGCCGCCTCCGTCCTAGGCTATTACGCGGCCGGCGACAGCGGCGGCGGCGATTTCGTGTGGAATGCAACCCTGAACACAGCAGACAATGGTGGCACGATCATCAAGCCCACGGCATCCTCCGGAGCCGGCCGCTGGGTCCGCCTGCTGCCCCAGGCCGATACCGTGGATGTCCGCATGTTCGGCGCAAAAGGCGACGGCGTGACGGACGATCATGCGGCAATCACCGCCGCAATCGCGGTGTTGCCCACCGGCGGTACACTGATCTTTCCCAACGGGACGTATGCGATCTCCTCGACCGTCGTCGTCGACGCGGCCGGTACCGCGCGGCACTCGCTCAACTTCAAAGGCATCGGCAACGACCTCACCCAGCCGCTGATCGCCTGCGATACCGCGTCGACCACGCTGTTCGACGTGTCGATTCCCCGGACGTCCTGGCAGGGCCTGCGCTTCCAGGGCGACGGCGCCACCTATGGCGTCGGTGCGACCACGACGGCGATCTCCTTTGCCAGCGCCGGCCAGAAGGATGTCGATGCCCTCATCACCGGCTGCGGCTTTGGCTATCACGCGATCTGCATACGCTCCGCCGGCACCAATATTCAGATCTGGGAGAACACCTTCTCGAACAGCATCGTCGGCATCGATGTCATGCCGCCAACGGGCTCGTCCAATCCCGATGAGTGTCGCGGCAACCGTATCGAGCGCAACCGGTTCCACAGCCTCGGCGGCAACTCGACCGATACATCTGTCGCAGACTCGGTCTGCGTGCGGATCGATACCCCGGATGCCTATGCGAACACGATCTCGGCGAACTATGCCGACGACAGCAAAGCGTTCTTCAAGGGCCAGATCGACAGGTCGTCCCTTGATGACAACCGCTATTTGCGCGCCTGGGGCCGGTTCGCCGACATCACTTACAGCGGGTCGGGCTGGTCGATCAGCAACAACATGATCGACGGCCAGAACACAATCGCCGCCGCCCCCTCTACCGCCGTGCAGAGCGAAGGCATTCTGACCACCAAGGGCGTGTCTGCCGGCCGCATCTGCGGCAATACCATCCACGTCGTTCGCAGGAACGGAATCCAGTGCCTTGGTTCGTTCAATCTGGTCTCTGGCAACGTGATCTTCCGGGCGAACGCAGCCAGCACGTATGACGGATCGATCTATGACGGGTTGCGCGTGGCCGGAATTGCAAACACCGTGACCGGCAATTCGGTCCACAATGGTGGCCTCGCCGGTTCGACCGGCAATGTCGGCATCGAAATCGACAGCGATGCCGCACAGACCGTGATGGGCGTCAATCAGGTCAGCGGATATGTGACTCCCGTGGCGGATGGCGATGCCACCACCCGTGGTTTCGCTATCAGCTTCACCAACGGAGCACGGCGGATGATCTGGGACACGGCCATACCGACCACTGGCACCTGGCGGCAGGGGGATGTGGTCTGGAACATTGCGCCGACCACCGGAGCTGCTGCGGGCTGGACGTGCACCGCAAGTGGTTCGCCCGGCAGCTGGACGACAATCGCCACCCTCTGA
- a CDS encoding N-formylglutamate amidohydrolase, whose amino-acid sequence MADLGFDTEDRLEMAGAATTGTGFDDWVDPAVEVLRPAELRLPFVFASPHSGNCYPDGFRASSALDPLTLRNSEDAFVDRLWAAAPALGAPLIRARFPRAYVDVNREPYEIDPQMFADAVPSFVNATSRRVMGGLGTIARVVTNGLEIYGRKLFWAEAELRIARYYFPYHAALKATIDEVRSRFGGVLLVDCHSMPSVGGPMDHDPGDRRVDFVLGDRFGAACAPRVIDAAQQVLEGMGYNVARNRPYAGGHVTEHYGRPVTGVHALQIEINRALYMDESVVEPLPELARVAADLTLLIETLGRDSALLAALGVERRG is encoded by the coding sequence ATGGCCGATTTGGGCTTCGATACGGAAGACCGCCTGGAGATGGCGGGGGCAGCGACGACCGGGACCGGGTTCGACGACTGGGTCGATCCGGCGGTCGAGGTGCTGCGCCCGGCCGAGCTCCGGCTGCCCTTCGTCTTCGCCTCGCCCCATTCCGGGAACTGCTATCCCGACGGCTTCCGGGCGTCGTCGGCGCTCGATCCGCTGACGCTGCGCAATTCCGAAGACGCGTTCGTCGACCGGCTGTGGGCCGCCGCCCCGGCGCTGGGGGCGCCGCTGATCCGCGCGCGCTTCCCCAGGGCCTATGTCGACGTCAACCGCGAGCCCTATGAGATCGACCCGCAGATGTTCGCCGATGCGGTACCGTCTTTCGTCAACGCCACGTCCCGGCGGGTGATGGGCGGTCTCGGCACCATCGCGCGCGTCGTGACCAACGGCCTGGAGATCTATGGCCGCAAGCTGTTCTGGGCCGAGGCGGAGCTGCGCATCGCCCGCTACTACTTCCCCTATCATGCGGCACTGAAAGCGACGATCGACGAGGTGCGCAGCCGGTTCGGCGGCGTGTTGCTGGTCGATTGCCACTCCATGCCTTCGGTGGGCGGGCCGATGGATCACGATCCGGGCGACCGGCGGGTGGATTTCGTGCTGGGCGACCGTTTCGGTGCCGCCTGCGCCCCCCGGGTGATCGATGCCGCCCAGCAGGTGCTGGAGGGGATGGGCTATAACGTCGCCCGCAACCGGCCCTATGCCGGCGGCCATGTGACCGAACATTACGGCCGCCCGGTGACCGGCGTGCATGCCCTGCAGATCGAGATCAACCGCGCCCTCTATATGGATGAAAGCGTGGTGGAGCCGCTGCCGGAACTGGCGCGGGTCGCCGCCGACCTCACCCTGCTGATCGAGACATTGGGTCGCGACAGCGCCCTGCTCGCCGCCCTCGGCGTGGAACGACGAGGCTGA
- a CDS encoding GNAT family N-acetyltransferase, translated as MAVLTMPKPDRHPLPQPGVVVRDATEADMAQVHAIYSYYVSNTTVSFELAAPDLNEMRARRLAALDRGLPFLVAVEAGEVKAFAYASPFRMRAAYRFTVENSVYVGRGQTGRGLGRAVLAELVRRCTAAGFRQMVAVIGHPGNPASLALHQGLGFTHAGEFKAIGYKFGRWIDAIMLQRSLGEGSSTAPED; from the coding sequence ATGGCCGTGCTCACCATGCCCAAACCCGATCGTCATCCGCTTCCCCAACCCGGGGTCGTCGTCCGCGACGCCACCGAGGCCGACATGGCCCAGGTGCATGCGATCTACAGCTATTACGTCTCCAACACCACGGTCAGCTTCGAACTGGCGGCACCGGATCTGAACGAGATGCGGGCCCGGCGGCTGGCGGCGCTGGATCGCGGCCTGCCCTTTCTGGTCGCGGTCGAAGCGGGCGAGGTGAAGGCCTTCGCCTATGCCTCGCCCTTCCGGATGCGTGCCGCCTATCGTTTCACGGTCGAGAACTCGGTCTATGTCGGCCGGGGCCAGACCGGGCGGGGGCTGGGGCGGGCGGTGCTGGCCGAACTGGTCCGGCGCTGCACGGCGGCGGGTTTCCGGCAGATGGTGGCGGTGATCGGCCATCCGGGCAATCCGGCCTCTCTGGCCCTGCACCAGGGGCTGGGCTTCACCCATGCGGGTGAATTCAAGGCGATCGGCTACAAGTTCGGCCGCTGGATCGACGCGATCATGCTTCAGCGCAGCCTGGGCGAAGGCTCTTCCACCGCACCGGAAGATTGA
- the phhA gene encoding phenylalanine 4-monooxygenase gives MTQGYRDHAAEIRDDFTRDQHWEKLTQEEHAIWRFLFERQARILRDRAVPAFIDGLSGLGIAADGVPEFERLSDVLEKTTGWRIVCVPGLVPDDVFFRHLSERRFPSTSFIRTREQLDYLQEPDVFHDIYGHVPLLMNPVFADYMQAYGQAGLRADARHCLHNLARLYWYTVEFGLIATDDGLRIYGSGIASSKGESIYALEDRRPNRLGFDLRRVMRTRYRIDDFQETYFVIRSFEELFEETAQDFQPIYDEMASAGDYAPGDVLPEDRLYQPNPPGAEAA, from the coding sequence ATGACCCAGGGTTATCGCGACCACGCGGCAGAGATCCGGGACGACTTCACCAGGGATCAGCATTGGGAGAAGCTGACCCAGGAGGAGCACGCGATCTGGCGCTTTCTGTTCGAACGCCAGGCCCGGATTCTGCGCGACCGGGCCGTTCCGGCCTTCATCGACGGGCTTTCGGGCCTGGGCATCGCGGCGGACGGCGTGCCGGAATTCGAGCGCCTCTCCGACGTTCTGGAAAAGACCACCGGCTGGCGGATCGTCTGCGTGCCGGGGCTGGTACCGGACGACGTGTTTTTCCGCCACCTGTCGGAACGCCGCTTCCCCTCCACCAGCTTCATCCGCACCCGCGAGCAACTGGACTATCTGCAGGAACCCGACGTCTTCCACGACATCTACGGCCATGTGCCGCTGCTGATGAACCCGGTTTTTGCCGATTACATGCAGGCCTATGGCCAGGCCGGGCTCAGGGCCGATGCCCGTCACTGCCTGCACAATCTGGCCCGGCTCTACTGGTACACGGTGGAGTTCGGCCTGATCGCCACGGATGACGGCCTGCGCATCTACGGATCGGGCATCGCCTCGTCGAAGGGGGAATCGATCTATGCGCTGGAGGATCGGCGCCCCAACCGGCTGGGCTTCGACCTGCGGCGGGTGATGCGCACCCGCTATCGCATCGATGATTTTCAGGAGACCTATTTCGTCATCCGGTCCTTCGAAGAGCTGTTCGAAGAGACCGCGCAGGACTTCCAGCCGATCTATGACGAAATGGCCAGCGCCGGCGACTATGCCCCTGGCGACGTCCTGCCCGAGGACCGGTTGTACCAGCCCAACCCACCGGGCGCCGAAGCCGCCTGA